The Oceanisphaera avium genome includes a region encoding these proteins:
- a CDS encoding YdhK family protein codes for MKKLLLTFSISTALLLAGCDNNSSPPDPAPITKSQPASTNPPASDVTHLHTASNGDLPNPLKKADNPKYPIGSTATITTDHMAGMEGAKATIVGAFDTVAYSISYTPTTDGDKVKDHKWIIHEEIVDAKDPAYKKGDKVMTSADHMNGMENAEVTIDSAEKTTVYMVDYQDTQNGEQVKNHKWVTEDELEK; via the coding sequence ATGAAAAAATTATTGCTTACTTTTAGCATCAGTACGGCACTTTTATTAGCCGGTTGTGATAATAACTCCTCTCCACCCGATCCGGCCCCCATCACTAAGTCACAACCCGCATCGACTAACCCACCCGCAAGTGATGTTACTCACCTACATACTGCAAGTAACGGTGACTTACCCAATCCTCTTAAAAAGGCCGACAATCCTAAATATCCAATAGGCAGTACCGCCACCATCACTACTGACCATATGGCCGGCATGGAAGGCGCTAAAGCCACCATAGTCGGCGCCTTCGATACCGTGGCTTATTCGATTAGTTACACCCCCACCACCGACGGCGATAAGGTCAAAGATCATAAGTGGATCATTCACGAAGAAATAGTGGATGCCAAAGATCCAGCTTATAAAAAAGGCGACAAAGTAATGACTTCTGCCGATCATATGAACGGCATGGAAAACGCCGAAGTCACTATCGACTCAGCCGAAAAAACCACTGTCTATATGGTGGATTACCAAGACACCCAAAATGGCGAACAGGTTAAAAACCATAAATGGGTGACCGAAGATGAGTTAGAAAAATAA
- a CDS encoding YdhK family protein: MKKTLLILGAASALILAGCDESKKPYEPELDTEYNTEMKSPTNQDEMGDYTVAENPTFPIGTTVIIKSEHNKGMKDAKATIVGAYETVAYSVTYKPSNGEPEISDSKWIVDEEIVDENDVAFEVGDKVTTTANRQPGMQGTEVTIETVRPTTVYMVDYVDSTNDKKVSNYKWLIEDELIKEK; this comes from the coding sequence ATGAAGAAGACCTTGTTAATACTGGGTGCAGCCTCAGCATTAATACTGGCCGGCTGTGATGAAAGTAAAAAGCCTTATGAGCCAGAATTAGACACTGAATATAATACCGAAATGAAGTCCCCCACTAACCAAGACGAAATGGGCGATTATACGGTTGCCGAAAATCCCACTTTTCCTATTGGCACCACCGTTATTATTAAAAGTGAACACAATAAGGGCATGAAAGATGCCAAGGCGACTATAGTGGGTGCTTATGAAACGGTCGCCTATTCTGTTACTTATAAGCCCAGCAATGGCGAGCCAGAAATCAGTGACAGCAAATGGATTGTCGATGAGGAAATTGTGGATGAAAACGATGTTGCCTTTGAAGTGGGCGATAAAGTCACCACCACAGCTAATCGTCAACCTGGGATGCAAGGCACTGAAGTAACGATAGAAACGGTGAGGCCCACTACCGTATATATGGTTGATTATGTAGATAGCACGAACGATAAAAAAGTCAGTAACTATAAATGGCTAATTGAAGATGAATTAATTAAAGAAAAATAA
- a CDS encoding FAD-dependent oxidoreductase — protein MNTHPCYAVMQRPLTVGILGGGVAGATVALRLADLRINTLLIEASNGLLNGPPVCHLHAGGNLYREISDQQCLTLLRQSIASVRAYPHSINHRPTVIATPVADQGDVNTLLARLKQVSQEYARLVAQDPANKVLGEPEDYYRLFSREQFMALAQRPLPKVAHSHEDWLIPLAHHIDVNSLKFPLILVQEYGWSLFRMAATATLALQNSPHCQLLLNTRATHVTPLNEGWQITSHSPTGSQTHQVDFLVNACGFRTGLVDDMAGFTRQRLVEYKAAYVTHWPSAGDWPEVIFHGPRGTPKGMAQLTPYPNDVFQLHGMTEHITLFKDGLVKSDASSAQPQLPRVYQEQIDHGWQQVDIEARTQGAIEHIARLIPRFASAKVAGKPLFGAQQIPGTDPSLRAADVSFEGAHYARVEIVKASSALTAADRIVTQLIEQSGIILPQLDNTNGSLPATLAITQRYSASEVEALALSLASTRGYPSALALIRDTLAK, from the coding sequence ATGAACACACACCCTTGTTATGCCGTCATGCAACGCCCGCTTACTGTCGGTATTTTAGGAGGCGGCGTTGCGGGGGCCACAGTGGCACTGCGCTTAGCCGACTTAAGGATCAACACCCTGCTAATTGAAGCAAGTAACGGCTTGCTCAATGGTCCCCCTGTATGCCATTTACATGCTGGCGGCAATTTATACCGAGAAATTAGTGACCAGCAATGTTTAACGCTGTTGCGCCAATCCATTGCTTCTGTGCGCGCCTATCCTCATAGCATTAATCACAGGCCCACCGTCATTGCCACTCCAGTCGCTGACCAAGGGGATGTCAACACGCTCTTGGCGCGCCTTAAGCAAGTGTCTCAAGAATATGCCCGTTTAGTAGCCCAAGATCCCGCCAATAAAGTGCTGGGCGAGCCAGAGGATTACTATCGCCTGTTTAGTCGTGAACAATTTATGGCCCTTGCTCAGCGCCCGCTGCCAAAGGTGGCACACAGCCATGAAGATTGGCTGATCCCCTTGGCGCATCACATTGATGTTAATAGCTTAAAGTTCCCGCTGATCTTGGTACAAGAATACGGCTGGAGCTTATTTCGCATGGCTGCTACCGCCACGCTTGCCTTACAAAACAGTCCCCATTGCCAGTTATTACTCAATACCCGCGCCACACACGTCACCCCATTAAACGAGGGCTGGCAGATTACTAGCCACAGCCCAACTGGCAGCCAGACTCATCAGGTGGATTTTTTAGTTAATGCCTGTGGTTTTCGCACCGGTCTAGTGGATGATATGGCCGGATTTACCCGCCAGCGCTTAGTAGAATATAAAGCCGCGTATGTGACTCATTGGCCCAGTGCCGGCGACTGGCCGGAAGTGATTTTTCACGGGCCCAGAGGTACACCAAAAGGCATGGCCCAATTAACGCCCTACCCCAATGACGTATTTCAATTACACGGCATGACTGAGCACATCACCTTATTTAAAGACGGGCTTGTTAAAAGTGATGCCAGCAGTGCCCAGCCCCAGCTTCCCCGCGTGTACCAAGAACAAATTGATCATGGCTGGCAACAGGTCGATATTGAAGCGCGCACTCAAGGCGCTATTGAGCATATAGCGCGTTTAATTCCACGTTTTGCCAGTGCTAAAGTGGCGGGTAAGCCTTTATTTGGCGCACAGCAAATTCCCGGCACAGATCCTTCGTTGCGCGCGGCGGATGTGTCTTTTGAAGGAGCACATTATGCCCGAGTGGAAATTGTCAAAGCGTCTTCTGCACTCACCGCCGCCGATCGCATCGTCACTCAATTAATTGAGCAAAGTGGGATAATACTGCCCCAGCTTGATAACACGAATGGCTCTCTACCAGCTACCTTGGCAATCACGCAGCGCTATAGCGCCTCTGAGGTAGAAGCATTGGCACTTAGCTTGGCCAGCACGCGCGGTTATCCGAGCGCTTTGGCATTAATTAGAGACACTTTGGCTAAATAG
- the mfd gene encoding transcription-repair coupling factor: MIQIASPTPRPKASLGQLLGSSLSLAIAQQVIREQQWVLLVVPDTPTALRLELEVRHLLKTHSSASDPLPVQLFPDWETLPYDQFSPHQDIISQRLETLYGIPALKRGVLIVPITTLMLRTPPRAWLEQNSLLLKTGDKLDMHSLRSRLERAGYRAVEQVLTHGEYAARGALLDLYPMGSAQPFRIDFFDDEIDTLRPFDPDSQRSRETVEAVRLLPAREFPTDANAIERFRGQYRERFTLRNEPESLYHRVSQSQFPAGIEHYFPLFFEHTETLFNSLPESLLVLTVDDLSAPAETFWQDVQARYEDRRYDTMRPILPPAELYLSPNEVLAQLNHYPQLQLSHTPVLEKGDRLNAPISPLPELEIEHQKTQPLSRLLAFCQEFTGRVLFSVETAGRREALIELFAGSAIKPWPYNSLDEFSAGKDPFGLLVGPLSQGFILQAKAAKNSVALICEGDLLGGRVISRRRREKSKSINPDTLIRNLAELSIGQPVVHLDHGVGRYTGLQTLEAGGLTSEYLTLEYAAGDKLYVPVTALHLVGRYSGADDPSLNKLGNETWAKAKAKAAEKVRDVAVELLDVYARRAAQPGQAMAHDKAAYRQFADSFPFEETDDQLRAINAVLTDMTQPKAMDRLVCGDVGFGKTEVAMRAAFVAVHHGKQVAVLVPTTLLAQQHFDNFRDRFANWPVRIEMISRFKTGKEQDKVLAAMEDGSLDIVIGTHKLLSKNIRFKDLGLLIVDEEHRFGVRQKDQIKALRADVDILTLTATPIPRTLNMAMGGMRDLSIIATPPAKRLAVKTFVKESDPATIREAILRELKRGGQVYYLHNDVQTIEHTAEHLATLVPEARIAVAHGQMRERELERVMTDFYHQRYNVLLCSTIIETGIDVPTANTIIMDRADKLGLAQLHQLRGRVGRSHHQAYAYLLTPHPKRMTSDAKKRLEAISALEDLGAGFALATHDLEIRGAGELLGAEQSGQITTIGFSLYMEMLEQAVKALQSGKEPNLDQLLRSQTDVELRIAALLPEDYIPDVNMRLSMYKRIATAEDDAQLRELQVELIDRFGLLPEPSKNLMALASLKLRANPLGIEKIDASAKGGNITFSQDAPIDPMFLVGLLQSQPRVYKMDGPTKLSFAIPSHDAPTRLALINDLLTELSKHQTA; the protein is encoded by the coding sequence ATGATCCAGATAGCCAGCCCTACCCCCAGACCCAAAGCCAGCCTTGGCCAACTGCTTGGCAGCAGCTTAAGTCTCGCCATCGCGCAACAGGTGATCCGCGAGCAGCAATGGGTGCTGTTGGTGGTGCCGGATACGCCTACAGCACTGCGCTTAGAACTAGAAGTACGCCATCTACTCAAGACACACAGCAGTGCTAGTGATCCCTTGCCGGTGCAGTTATTTCCGGATTGGGAAACGCTGCCCTATGATCAGTTTTCACCGCACCAAGATATTATTTCTCAGCGCTTAGAAACACTCTATGGCATACCCGCCCTAAAGCGCGGCGTATTAATTGTGCCCATAACTACTTTAATGCTGCGCACTCCCCCAAGAGCCTGGCTAGAGCAAAATAGCTTACTATTAAAAACTGGCGATAAACTCGATATGCACAGTTTGCGCTCCCGCCTAGAGCGCGCAGGCTATCGCGCCGTAGAGCAAGTGTTAACTCACGGCGAATATGCAGCGCGCGGAGCCCTACTCGACTTATATCCCATGGGCTCGGCACAGCCATTTCGTATTGATTTTTTTGATGATGAAATTGATACCCTGCGCCCGTTTGATCCCGACAGCCAACGCTCACGAGAAACGGTGGAGGCAGTGCGTCTCTTGCCCGCCCGAGAGTTTCCAACCGATGCCAACGCCATCGAGCGCTTTAGAGGCCAGTACCGTGAGCGGTTTACGCTGCGTAATGAACCTGAGTCTTTGTATCACAGAGTTAGCCAAAGCCAATTTCCGGCGGGCATAGAGCACTATTTTCCGCTATTTTTTGAACATACCGAAACGCTGTTTAATTCGCTGCCCGAGTCGCTCTTAGTGCTTACGGTCGATGACTTAAGTGCCCCCGCTGAAACTTTTTGGCAAGACGTACAAGCGCGTTATGAAGACAGACGCTACGACACTATGCGTCCTATCTTGCCGCCTGCAGAGCTTTATCTGAGCCCCAACGAAGTATTAGCGCAATTAAATCACTATCCGCAACTGCAACTAAGTCACACTCCGGTACTTGAAAAAGGCGATCGCCTTAATGCGCCTATCAGCCCGCTGCCAGAGCTAGAGATTGAACACCAAAAAACTCAGCCTCTAAGTCGCTTACTGGCTTTTTGCCAAGAATTTACAGGCCGAGTGCTATTTTCAGTTGAAACAGCCGGTCGTCGCGAAGCCTTAATTGAGTTGTTCGCTGGCTCCGCCATTAAGCCTTGGCCTTATAACAGTCTGGATGAGTTTAGTGCTGGCAAAGACCCCTTTGGTTTATTAGTAGGCCCGCTGTCTCAAGGCTTTATTTTACAGGCCAAGGCCGCTAAAAATAGCGTGGCGCTGATTTGTGAAGGCGACTTACTCGGCGGGCGGGTTATTTCTCGTCGGCGCCGTGAAAAGTCTAAAAGCATTAACCCCGACACCTTAATTCGTAATTTAGCCGAACTCTCGATTGGCCAGCCGGTAGTGCACCTAGACCATGGCGTGGGCCGCTATACCGGTTTACAAACCTTAGAAGCCGGCGGTCTCACCTCAGAATACTTAACGCTGGAATATGCGGCGGGCGATAAACTGTATGTGCCGGTTACCGCACTGCATTTGGTGGGGCGCTACAGTGGCGCCGACGATCCTAGCTTAAATAAATTAGGTAACGAGACTTGGGCAAAAGCCAAAGCCAAAGCGGCAGAAAAAGTCCGCGATGTAGCGGTTGAGCTATTAGATGTTTATGCCAGACGTGCCGCTCAGCCGGGCCAAGCCATGGCTCATGATAAAGCTGCGTATCGCCAGTTTGCCGACTCTTTCCCTTTTGAAGAAACTGACGATCAACTGAGGGCGATTAACGCCGTACTCACCGACATGACGCAGCCTAAAGCCATGGATCGCTTAGTCTGTGGCGATGTCGGCTTTGGTAAAACTGAAGTGGCGATGCGCGCCGCTTTCGTGGCCGTACACCATGGTAAACAAGTGGCGGTATTAGTCCCCACCACTTTATTAGCACAGCAACACTTTGATAACTTTAGAGACCGATTTGCTAACTGGCCGGTGCGCATTGAGATGATCAGTCGCTTTAAAACCGGTAAAGAGCAAGATAAAGTGTTGGCAGCGATGGAAGATGGCAGCCTAGATATAGTGATTGGCACCCATAAGCTATTAAGCAAAAATATTCGCTTTAAAGACTTAGGCTTGTTAATTGTTGATGAAGAGCATCGCTTTGGCGTGCGTCAAAAAGATCAAATTAAAGCGCTGCGCGCCGATGTGGATATTTTAACTCTCACCGCCACGCCAATCCCACGCACCCTTAATATGGCCATGGGCGGCATGCGCGACTTATCCATTATTGCGACGCCCCCCGCTAAGCGCTTGGCCGTAAAAACCTTTGTTAAAGAATCAGATCCCGCCACCATTCGTGAAGCAATTTTACGCGAGCTAAAGCGTGGCGGCCAAGTGTATTACTTACATAACGATGTACAAACCATAGAGCATACTGCAGAGCACTTAGCCACCTTAGTGCCCGAAGCGCGCATAGCCGTGGCACACGGGCAAATGCGTGAGCGCGAATTAGAGCGCGTAATGACCGATTTTTATCATCAGCGTTATAACGTCTTACTCTGCTCCACTATTATTGAAACCGGTATTGATGTACCCACGGCTAACACCATCATTATGGACAGAGCCGATAAACTCGGTTTAGCACAATTACATCAGTTACGTGGCCGTGTGGGGCGCTCTCACCATCAGGCCTATGCTTATTTGCTCACGCCTCATCCTAAGCGCATGACTAGCGATGCTAAAAAACGTCTGGAAGCCATCTCTGCATTAGAAGATTTAGGCGCAGGCTTTGCACTGGCAACCCATGACTTAGAAATTCGAGGCGCCGGCGAGTTACTCGGGGCCGAGCAAAGTGGCCAGATCACAACTATTGGCTTTAGTTTATATATGGAAATGCTCGAGCAGGCGGTAAAAGCGCTGCAATCTGGCAAAGAGCCCAATCTTGATCAGTTATTGCGCAGCCAAACTGACGTTGAGCTGCGAATTGCGGCGCTATTACCTGAGGATTATATTCCTGATGTGAATATGCGTTTATCTATGTATAAGCGTATTGCTACCGCCGAAGACGACGCTCAACTTCGCGAGTTACAAGTCGAGCTTATTGACCGTTTTGGCTTATTACCTGAGCCCAGTAAAAACTTAATGGCGCTAGCCAGCCTTAAATTAAGAGCCAATCCGCTAGGTATTGAGAAAATTGATGCCAGTGCTAAGGGCGGCAATATCACCTTTAGCCAAGATGCGCCTATCGACCCTATGTTCTTAGTGGGGCTCTTGCAAAGCCAACCGCGAGTCTACAAAATGGACGGGCCTACCAAGCTTAGCTTTGCGATCCCAAGTCATGATGCGCCGACGCGCTTAGCACTAATTAATGACTTATTAACCGAGCTAAGTAAGCATCAAACCGCGTAA
- a CDS encoding PilZ domain-containing protein, whose translation MAEPYFSIEYRAQVNLCPLAEGESVPDAERLENEIPAPFKLISEVTRIDTHNARLLRNLDEHASDLVEIINLQSRKIDLVLSYVLAHEDEAHERHHTLTLGGGGFTFMSPTPWVDGALLRFKLFLPELSVAIYGYGQIAAQSEPYHYRCDFSALREQDRDALIRASLQLQAKQLKARAERRAQRDDSISS comes from the coding sequence ATGGCAGAACCTTATTTCAGCATTGAGTATCGTGCACAAGTTAATTTATGTCCCTTGGCTGAAGGGGAATCTGTGCCCGACGCCGAGCGCTTAGAAAACGAAATTCCCGCTCCCTTTAAGCTTATCAGTGAAGTCACTCGCATCGATACCCATAACGCGCGCTTGTTGCGTAACCTCGATGAGCATGCCAGCGACTTAGTAGAGATCATTAATTTACAATCACGTAAGATTGATTTAGTACTGAGTTATGTTTTAGCTCATGAAGATGAAGCTCACGAGCGTCATCATACCTTAACGCTGGGTGGAGGCGGTTTTACTTTTATGTCGCCTACGCCTTGGGTTGACGGAGCATTATTACGCTTTAAGCTATTTTTACCCGAGTTATCGGTAGCAATATATGGCTATGGCCAAATAGCAGCTCAAAGCGAGCCTTATCATTATCGCTGTGATTTTAGTGCGTTGCGCGAACAAGACCGCGACGCTTTAATTCGCGCCAGTTTGCAACTGCAAGCTAAACAATTAAAAGCCCGCGCCGAACGCCGCGCCCAACGAGACGACTCTATTTCCTCATGA
- a CDS encoding lipoprotein-releasing ABC transporter permease subunit, with amino-acid sequence MFQPLTLMLGLRYAGARGQRSFASFVSGFSTIGILLGVAALIVVSSVMNGFEQQLKDRLLSVIPHAIVTQANGKLAEPEQYQSLFADHKMVVANAPFIRAEAMVQGPRHLTGVELYGIDPSNQQDRILQRLDSRTREYFEYLPYGLVMGAAVAQNLGLEVGDQVRVTVTEGSRFTPLGRVPSQRLFTVVGTFSTGTDIDNQLIISRLEDAKRLLRYAPNQATGLRLWLDDPFAISALPALPEDLIYETWQHSRGELFQAVAMEKRLMSLMLALIVLVAAFNILSAMVMVVTDKEAEIAMLQTLGLSRVRIMAVFMIQGGFSGVLGSILGFALGLVTCLNLDAILNVLGLNFYGAAGGSSLPVLLLPLQLTLVLIATLLLCVLASLYPAWRASRVHPAEALRYE; translated from the coding sequence ATGTTTCAACCCCTGACGTTAATGTTAGGCTTACGCTATGCAGGTGCTCGGGGCCAGCGCAGCTTTGCCTCTTTTGTATCTGGCTTTTCAACTATCGGTATTCTATTAGGTGTGGCGGCACTGATAGTGGTGTCTTCAGTCATGAACGGTTTTGAGCAACAGCTTAAAGACCGCTTATTAAGTGTTATTCCTCACGCCATCGTTACGCAGGCTAATGGAAAGCTGGCTGAGCCTGAACAATATCAGAGCTTATTTGCTGATCATAAAATGGTGGTAGCCAATGCCCCCTTTATTCGCGCCGAGGCCATGGTGCAAGGTCCGCGTCATTTAACGGGCGTGGAGTTATATGGCATAGACCCCTCTAATCAGCAAGACCGTATTTTACAACGGCTTGACTCCCGCACTCGGGAATATTTTGAGTATTTACCTTATGGCCTAGTAATGGGGGCCGCTGTTGCGCAAAACTTAGGGCTTGAAGTAGGTGACCAAGTGCGAGTTACCGTGACCGAGGGCAGTCGCTTTACGCCCCTTGGTCGCGTGCCCAGCCAGCGCTTATTTACTGTAGTAGGCACCTTTAGTACCGGTACCGATATCGACAACCAACTTATTATTAGTCGTTTAGAAGATGCTAAGCGCTTATTACGCTATGCGCCTAATCAGGCAACGGGGCTTCGCTTGTGGTTAGATGACCCTTTTGCTATCTCGGCGCTGCCCGCTTTGCCCGAGGACTTAATCTATGAGACCTGGCAGCATAGCCGAGGTGAGTTGTTTCAAGCCGTGGCCATGGAAAAACGGCTAATGAGTTTAATGCTAGCACTCATTGTGTTGGTGGCCGCCTTTAATATTTTATCAGCCATGGTGATGGTGGTGACGGATAAAGAAGCTGAAATTGCCATGTTACAAACTCTTGGCTTGAGCCGGGTGCGTATTATGGCGGTGTTTATGATCCAAGGCGGCTTTAGTGGCGTGCTAGGCAGCATCTTAGGGTTTGCTTTGGGTTTAGTGACGTGCCTAAATTTAGACGCCATCCTTAATGTGCTGGGTCTTAACTTCTATGGTGCCGCTGGCGGGAGCAGCTTACCGGTGCTGTTATTGCCTCTCCAGTTAACTTTGGTATTGATTGCTACTTTACTTCTTTGCGTGCTGGCCAGCCTATATCCGGCGTGGCGGGCATCGCGCGTTCATCCTGCCGAGGCATTGCGTTATGAATAA
- the lolD gene encoding lipoprotein-releasing ABC transporter ATP-binding protein LolD, whose protein sequence is MNNPLLVVEKLTKTHLDGAEPITILDGVSLQLAQGESLAVVGSSGSGKSTLLHLLGSLDAPTSGRVLIENQDLHQMRARAQAKFRNQHLGFIYQFHHLLGEFSALENAAMPLLIAGRSVEEAQHEAQVLLKRVGLGHRLSHRPAALSGGERQRVAIARALVNKPRLVLADEPTGNLDAHSAAQVFTLLAELQSELGTGLVVVTHDLNLAARLDRQCQLVDGRLVPGQLFEGRWLEEGEIKPKDQFVVAKLISTKEQA, encoded by the coding sequence ATGAATAACCCTCTTTTGGTCGTTGAAAAGCTAACTAAAACTCACTTAGATGGGGCCGAGCCCATTACTATTTTAGATGGCGTGAGTTTGCAATTAGCACAAGGCGAAAGTTTAGCCGTGGTAGGCAGCTCAGGCTCAGGTAAAAGCACCTTGCTGCATTTATTAGGTAGCTTAGATGCGCCTACTAGTGGGCGGGTGCTAATTGAAAATCAAGACTTGCATCAAATGCGCGCACGCGCCCAAGCAAAGTTTCGTAATCAACATTTAGGCTTTATTTATCAGTTCCATCACTTACTCGGTGAATTTAGTGCCTTGGAAAATGCGGCTATGCCTTTATTAATTGCTGGGCGCTCAGTAGAAGAGGCCCAGCACGAAGCCCAAGTCTTGTTGAAACGGGTGGGCTTAGGTCATCGGTTAAGTCATAGACCCGCTGCCCTTTCCGGCGGGGAGCGCCAACGGGTTGCTATCGCGCGAGCCTTAGTAAATAAACCGCGCTTAGTTTTAGCCGATGAGCCCACCGGCAACTTAGATGCACACAGTGCCGCGCAAGTGTTTACTTTATTAGCCGAGCTACAAAGTGAACTAGGCACAGGTTTAGTGGTGGTTACTCATGATTTAAATTTGGCGGCACGCCTTGATCGACAATGTCAGTTAGTTGATGGCCGCTTAGTACCTGGCCAGCTTTTTGAAGGACGCTGGTTAGAAGAGGGCGAAATAAAGCCAAAAGATCAATTCGTAGTAGCCAAACTGATTTCAACTAAGGAGCAAGCGTAA
- the lolE gene encoding lipoprotein-releasing ABC transporter permease subunit LolE codes for MFRPLSVFWGWRFSRAKRRNRFISFISVASILGIAIGVSALILGLSAMNGFERELDNRILSVIPHGQLTAAKQPVSDWASIVSKLEAEPGVVAVAPFVSLEGLLSRGANLKAVRIQGVDPNLEAKVSHLAPYLGGASLKVLTPGARDLILGKTIAEKLGLKVGDKVSLLLPAVGGDGFASPKRYTFTLQAILNLGGQLDSVLGYTHLADAQQLLGLADTVSGFHVRVDDVLAADKITMYAAMGLPVGFYVSSWMESQGNVYHDIQLVRTLMIVVLLLVMAVASFNIVSTLVMAVNEKKGDIAILKTMGAGPWQIRGAFIVQGLLNGVTGVLLGALLGVLLATRLSEIVGAIERLTGHRFLNPDIYFIDFIPTEFHWADLWLVTGSALALIFIATLYPAWRAGKLLPRQLLGEA; via the coding sequence ATGTTTCGTCCCTTAAGTGTATTTTGGGGATGGCGCTTTAGCCGCGCTAAACGGCGCAATCGTTTTATCTCCTTTATTTCGGTGGCCTCTATTTTAGGCATTGCCATTGGCGTGAGTGCTTTAATTTTAGGCTTATCGGCAATGAATGGCTTTGAACGAGAGTTAGACAATCGTATTTTATCTGTGATCCCTCATGGCCAATTAACAGCGGCTAAGCAGCCTGTCAGTGACTGGGCAAGTATTGTAAGCAAATTAGAAGCAGAGCCTGGCGTGGTGGCCGTGGCGCCCTTTGTGTCCTTAGAGGGCTTATTAAGTCGCGGTGCTAATTTAAAGGCGGTGCGCATTCAGGGCGTAGATCCTAATTTAGAAGCAAAAGTATCTCACTTAGCACCCTATTTAGGGGGCGCAAGCTTAAAGGTGCTCACCCCCGGCGCGCGCGACTTAATATTAGGTAAAACCATTGCCGAGAAACTGGGCTTAAAAGTCGGTGATAAGGTGTCGTTATTATTGCCCGCAGTAGGGGGTGATGGTTTTGCGTCCCCTAAGCGCTACACCTTTACGCTACAGGCCATCTTAAATCTAGGGGGCCAGCTAGATAGCGTACTGGGCTATACCCACTTAGCAGATGCCCAGCAGTTATTAGGATTAGCAGACACCGTCAGTGGCTTTCATGTGCGCGTTGATGACGTGCTTGCTGCCGATAAAATTACTATGTATGCCGCGATGGGCTTACCCGTTGGTTTTTATGTGAGCAGCTGGATGGAAAGCCAAGGCAATGTGTATCACGATATTCAGCTGGTGCGCACCTTAATGATAGTGGTGCTGTTATTAGTGATGGCCGTGGCTAGCTTTAATATTGTGTCCACCTTAGTGATGGCGGTCAATGAGAAAAAAGGTGACATTGCTATTTTAAAAACCATGGGTGCTGGCCCGTGGCAGATCCGCGGAGCTTTTATTGTGCAAGGCTTACTTAATGGCGTGACAGGGGTGCTTTTAGGCGCTTTACTTGGCGTATTGCTGGCCACTCGATTATCAGAAATAGTAGGCGCCATTGAGCGCTTGACGGGCCATCGCTTTTTAAATCCAGATATTTATTTTATCGACTTTATTCCGACTGAGTTTCATTGGGCCGATTTATGGCTAGTGACTGGCTCAGCACTGGCGCTTATTTTTATTGCTACTCTCTATCCTGCTTGGCGTGCTGGAAAGCTACTCCCTAGGCAATTGCTAGGCGAGGCTTAA
- a CDS encoding DUF2062 domain-containing protein, whose amino-acid sequence MKSNWRNWLRQKMPSQAALQRHKFLKIFGTRLLNADYWHSNRHSCAVAIAAGLFAAWFPLPMHSFIAIGIALLLRGYLPLAITMVWVSNPLTLAPMMYGAYHVGARLLNLPTQELKHLFDHDFYSLASPLLVGAFTLALLSALLGWLLTHLYWRCKISRAWQARKQR is encoded by the coding sequence GTGAAGTCGAACTGGCGCAACTGGCTGCGCCAAAAAATGCCCAGCCAAGCTGCCCTGCAACGGCATAAATTCTTAAAAATTTTTGGTACGCGCTTACTTAATGCTGATTATTGGCATTCTAACCGCCACTCTTGTGCTGTTGCGATAGCCGCCGGCTTGTTTGCGGCTTGGTTTCCCTTGCCTATGCATTCTTTTATCGCCATTGGGATTGCCTTACTCTTACGCGGCTACTTGCCCTTAGCTATCACCATGGTGTGGGTGAGTAATCCACTGACCCTAGCGCCTATGATGTACGGCGCCTACCATGTGGGTGCTCGCTTGCTTAACTTGCCCACTCAAGAGCTTAAGCACTTATTCGATCATGACTTTTATAGCCTCGCCTCACCTTTGCTGGTCGGGGCTTTCACCCTCGCCTTACTGTCTGCATTATTAGGTTGGCTACTGACTCACCTTTATTGGCGCTGTAAAATTAGCCGCGCTTGGCAAGCCAGAAAACAGCGCTAG